CGTCCCACGGGCCGACGTGCGTCACGGGGTCGAGCACCAGCGCCTCGGGCCAGGCGGGGGCCCGTGATCCTCGTGGTTCCCGCGGTCGTCGTGGTCCGAGTGGTCCGTGAACAGCAGCGTCGCCCCGTACCGGAGTTCGACGCTCTCGGAGCGGGGGTTCCGTACGGTGGCCCGCACCCGCGCGGGCTCGTCGCGCGCGGCCTGCCGGACGACGCTGGCGGCCATCGACGGCGACCGGTTCGGCGTCGGCGACGCCCCCGCGACCGGCGAGCGACCCCCCGCTCCCGGACCGGTCGTGTCGGGCGACGCCTCGTCGTCATGCGCCGGCCCGGAACACCCCGGGAGACCGACCGCGAACGCGCCTCCCGCCGTCCGGAGGAGGTCCCGGCGAGTGACCATCGCGTTGCCCTGTCCGCTCCGCGGATAAATACTTTCTCAAGAATAGTGGAAATGTCAACTCGCTCGAAGTTGAAACAGAAGCGCCACCGCTCGGTCGGTGAGAGCGGATTTTGAGCGACCAGCGCCGTTATACCCGTACCGCCGGAACGACGGGGTATGAACGGACGACACGTCGCCGCGGTCCTGGCCGCTGTCGCGCTCGTCGCGACCGCCGGCGTCGGGAGCGCGCTCGCCGGCGTCGGTCCGGCAGCGAGCGTGTTCGGCGGGGAGGAACACCCGCCGGCGCTGCTGGGCTTCGAATCGACCGGAGCGCACTGCACCGACGACGTCACGACGAACAGCTCGACCGCGGTCGCCGGGGACGGCGCGAACACGGAGATCACTCACTCGCAGAACATCTCGCTACCGGACCCCTCCTACGCCGTCGGCGGACCGACCTTCGAGCGGCTGAACGAGACGACCTACGTCCTCTCGGTGCCGACGGAGGCGACCGACACGGAGGCGCGGGACTGCCCCGCGTACGCCCGATACGAGGCGCGGATGCGGATCCCGGCCGGCGACGATCCGTGGCAGGTGATCGTCGAGCACGACGACGAAACCGCGATGACGCTGTTCGGCGATTCGGACAGCTCGGGGGCCTCGGGGTCGGCCAGCGGCGGCGCCCGGGTCTCCGAGTGAGTCGATCGGAACGGCTAACTGCCGCGTTTTCCCACCGGAGTACGTGCATCCGAGGGCCGAGGAGTTCTGCGAGCGGGCGAGCGACGAGTTCGGGTTCGAGCCGACCGTCCGGGAGTTCGGCGAGGGCACCAGAACGGCCCGGCGGCTGCCGCCGACTGCGACGTCGCCCGAATCGTCGAGAGCGTCGTGCTGCGGGTCGGCGACCGGACCGTCCTCGCGCTCACGAGCGGCGACCACCGCGTCGACGAGGAGGCGCTGGCCGCGGCGTTCGACGTCGACCCCGGCGCGGTCCGGACCGCGAACCCAGACGAGGTGACGGAAGCGACCGGGTGGAGCATCGGCGGGGTGCCGCCGTTCTGCCACGAGGAGGACCTCCCCGTCCTGGTCCATCCGGCGTTCCGCTCGTTCGACGAGCTGTGGGCCGCCGCCGGGACGCCGGAGGCGGTGTTCCCGCTGACGCCGGCGCGGCTCGAGGCGGTCGCCGACCCCGAGTATGTCGACGGCTACGAGTAGGGCGGCGAGACGCGATGGTATCTGATGGCATCTAATGGCACTCATAACCACCTTGTCACGCTTAATACCACTAAATACCATTCCCCGGCGAGGCCAAAGCGTCGCCGACGGCGAGTCGGTCCCGATCCCGGTCCGCCGTGATCAGCGTCGCGTCGCCGACCCGCTCTCGACGTGGCCGTCCGCACCCGCCCTCGCGTCCCCGCCGCCGGTCGCGCCGTCGCCGTCGAGGTCCTCCTCGTCCTCGGTGCCCTCCCCGTCCTCGGTGTCCCAGCGGAACGCGGCCACCGGATCGCCGCCGGTCCGGGGCGTCGCGACCCGTATCGGCCGGTCGAGCCCGCGCGCGAGGCCGACGGCGACGAAGGAGACGACGGGGTGGTCGAACCGGTCGAGCGGGCCGTAGGCGTTGTCCGGCGCGGCCAGTTCGAGCCGGCCGGCCTCGGCGTCGAAGTCGACCGCCAGGCGGTCGGCGACCTCGAACTGCTCGACGAGGCTCTCCCGGAGCGCCGCCACGAGCGGGCCGGCCTCGTCCGGCAGCGGCCCCTGACTGGCGTCCGCGAACGCCTCGAAGAGGGACTCGCCGCTGGGCTCCAGCGCGACGCCGCGCTCGCGCTCGTCGTCGGTGACGACGAACGTGTCTGCAAGGGCGTCCGGACCGGGGACGGCGAAGTCGGCCCGCTGGGGGACGAACAGGCGCACGCCGGTGGCGGTCCGGCCGGTCGGGACGTAGCACCGCTCTTCGCGCAGGCCGAGCTCGGCGACCAGCGCCTCGTAGTTGGCGGCCAGCGCGTCGTACACGCCCCGGCCGACCGTGGCCGCGACGAACCGCTCGGGCGTGACGAACCACGCCAGGAGCCCGGCGAACGCGCCCGTCCCGCCGAGCGCGAGCAGGACGGTCCGGACCTCGGGGAAGAGGACGGCGCCGGCGGTCGCCACGGCGCCCAGGAGGACGAACCCGCGCGCAGTCCGGCGGTACCGGGCGGTCCTGGCCCGCGCGTACGAGCGCCGCAGCCGGGCGTTCTCCGCCCGGAGGCGCTCGACCTCGACGGCGAGCTCGTCGGGGTCGCTGTCCGCGAGCGGTTCGTCCTCCGCGAGTGGTGACTGATCAGTACTCATGGGTGAGCTCGAAGCGAACGACGGTGTAGCGGTGCGCGGCGTAGCCCGCGAGCGCCAGGAGGGCGGCCACGACCAGGGTCGCGAGCCACAGGGCGTCGAGCAGGCCAGTCGCGGCGAGCGCGACGGCGGCGGCGCCCCCGACGCCCCCCAGGGCGAGTGCGACCGACGGCGCGTCGCGACGGTGATCGACCAGATCGCCGACCAGCACGGCCAGCAGGAGTCCCTCGAGGGCGAGCAGCCATCCGGGACCGGGATTCGGTCCCGCCACCGCCGCGACGACGACCTGGCCGGCTGCGACGGCGTAGACGGGCCCGGCGACGAGTCGAACCGCGAGGACGACCAGGCCGACCAGCGCGCCGGGGAGGCCGGCGACGGCCGCGCCGCCGGCCAGCAGCGCGAGGGCGGCCGCCGCGGTGGCCGGCGACGAGCGCAGCGGGGCGGCGATTCCGTTCACGCCGCATCCCTCCGTCTGGCGCGACCGGCCTCGAGGACCGCCGTCAGGCGGTCGCCCGGACCGACCTCGTAGGCCTCGACGCCGTCCATGGCGGCCAGCTCGCGGCGGAACTCCTCGAAGGAGACGTAGCGGTCGTAGGTGGCCTCGACGTCGGCCAGGTCGCCGTCGAACAGGGCCGTCGGCGTCAGGAAGACGGCGACCCGGCCCTCGCCGCGGCTCGCCACCCGGACCGCCTCGCGGAGCTCGGCCCGGTGGGCGTCGTCGGTGACGACGACCGTCCGGACGGCCGACCCGGCCGCGGCGTGCGTCCGGACCGCCCGGAACAGCGGCCGCTCGTCGAACCGCCTGACGTAGGACCGGCGGGCGCCCAGGAAGGGGGTGAGCGTCTCGGCGAAGGCCGAGTCCTCGTCCGCGAGGGCGTCGGCGCGGCGCTGCGCCGTCGCCACCTCCATGCCCCGGCCGGTGACGGTCCGGTCGGCGCTCGTCGCCGCGGCGCCGACCCCGTCGCCGCCCGCCGTGGGCGTCGCCCCGGTCACCGTCGTCCGGACCGCCCCCAGCGTGGCGTCGCTGGCCCCGGGTTCGCTGGTCGTCAGGATGCCCCCGTCGCCGACCGCACAGATCCCGAGCGGGTCGCGTAGCTCCTGGGCGCTGCGGACGAACGCGAGCGCGACCGCGCGGGCGTAGTCGAGCTTTCGCTCGCCGTCCGGCCCGTCGGCCATGCCGGCCCGCTGGTCGAGGAAGAGCATCGTCTCCCGGTCCGTTGCGGCCTCGAACTCCCGGACGTGGGGCTCGCCGAGGCGGGCCGTCGCCTTCCAGTCGATCTGCCGAACGGAGTCCCCGGGGACGTACTGCCGGACCTCGACGGGCTCGACGCCCGACCCGAACCGGCCGGCGTCGTGCTCGCCGAACCCGGGCGCCATGGGCTCGCCGCCCTCGCCGACGTGGACGTTCCGGGGCGCGCGCGGCTCGACGCGAACGGTCGGCCCGACACCCCGATCGATCGACTGCTCGAACAGCTCCGCGTCGTCGGCGACGGTCACCGTCACGTCCCCGAGGGCGTACTCGCCCGCGACGGGCCAGGAGGGCCTCGCCACGTCGGAGGCCCACGTCTCCCCCGGCGCCAGTTCGACGGTGACCGGGTCGTTGGTCGGTCGGCCGTCGACCGTCACCGCGAGCGCCACCGGCGAGGGGCGCTCCACCTCGGCGGCGACCGTCACCGAGACCGACTCGCCGTCGGCGACGCGCCGACGCACCGGCCGCAGCGTCAGCGTCAGTTCGTCGTCGACCGCTGCGGCCGCGCGCGCGAACCGGACCTGGCGGGCGACGAGCCAGCCGCCGATTCCCGCGCCCCCGACGAGGTACAGCGGCTCCGCGGCGACGACTCCCAGCAGCGCGAGGAAGCCGCCGACCGCCGTCACCGCCCGACTTCGCCGGGTCAGCTGCATGCTTCGAGTCTCCCCCCGCCGCCAATTTAAAGTACTGGTTCTGACAGTCGAGCGATAGCTCTGGGGCGTCGACGAGCGCGACTGAGACCCCCGTCGGTCGGAACGGAGTACCCCGTGGCCGCTTTCGCTCTCGTTCTCCGGGGTCGTCGAACGCAAACCGTCGATGCGGGCCTGCCGTCCTCCCACGGCTAAAGCCGTGCTTTACAGGCTGTCGAGGCGAATGCCCCGGGGCTTTACCCCGCCGTGAGACGCCTGGAGCGGCCACTGCCCCGCGGTCTTACATCATCTATAATAATGTTCATAATTCACCGGTAATTATTTGTACCGGACAACACAAAGACTCGATGGCGGAATTCCC
This genomic interval from Halomicrobium urmianum contains the following:
- a CDS encoding DUF58 domain-containing protein; this encodes MQLTRRSRAVTAVGGFLALLGVVAAEPLYLVGGAGIGGWLVARQVRFARAAAAVDDELTLTLRPVRRRVADGESVSVTVAAEVERPSPVALAVTVDGRPTNDPVTVELAPGETWASDVARPSWPVAGEYALGDVTVTVADDAELFEQSIDRGVGPTVRVEPRAPRNVHVGEGGEPMAPGFGEHDAGRFGSGVEPVEVRQYVPGDSVRQIDWKATARLGEPHVREFEAATDRETMLFLDQRAGMADGPDGERKLDYARAVALAFVRSAQELRDPLGICAVGDGGILTTSEPGASDATLGAVRTTVTGATPTAGGDGVGAAATSADRTVTGRGMEVATAQRRADALADEDSAFAETLTPFLGARRSYVRRFDERPLFRAVRTHAAAGSAVRTVVVTDDAHRAELREAVRVASRGEGRVAVFLTPTALFDGDLADVEATYDRYVSFEEFRRELAAMDGVEAYEVGPGDRLTAVLEAGRARRRDAA